From a single Ignisphaera cupida genomic region:
- a CDS encoding transcriptional regulator: protein MKSTYELASKYVVPAIKRELVLELLKMGFMEVEIAKTLGLSPSLVTRYLKGERGNSINISSYKDISNMVKELASRIARNSLNAYEVAREIDRIAMIFMAKKYLCGLHSRIEPGIDITKCNICPELYRYQLSNDF, encoded by the coding sequence TTGAAATCCACATACGAATTGGCATCAAAATATGTTGTACCAGCAATAAAAAGAGAACTTGTTTTAGAACTACTTAAAATGGGTTTTATGGAGGTAGAGATAGCGAAAACCCTGGGTTTATCACCATCGCTAGTAACAAGGTATTTGAAAGGTGAAAGAGGAAACTCAATAAACATTAGTAGTTACAAGGACATATCAAACATGGTCAAAGAATTAGCAAGTAGAATAGCTAGAAACAGTCTGAATGCATATGAAGTAGCGAGGGAAATAGATAGAATAGCAATGATTTTCATGGCAAAGAAATATCTATGTGGTTTGCACAGCCGAATTGAGCCAGGTATAGATATAACAAAGTGCAATATATGCCCAGAGCTCTACAGATATCAACTCAGCAACGATTTTTGA
- a CDS encoding DUF438 domain-containing protein — protein MSNLDMNKKIELVKNLLKAIHRGESVEELRKKFGSVLAQVSPFEIPLIEQQLVSEGISINDILKLCDLHVELFREYLASRELSNVPKGHPLDLLLKENEWILKQAEALGLYSSLLLRMQSVEDALKQLSTVASLATQLRALRMHYRKIQMIVFPYLERRGIVAVPRVLWGREDQVIVKLRKLFEEIAKAQQSKSIDDVKRVGELGMEIAKDIGELVFRENKILFPAIWTLFSEGEWAAIAEIADKIGWIVDARDREWRPSAKPVLPFEISASIDPKQAEKLPPEFREAALKGGLKPDTYEIRSFSDIDLDTGYLSVDEIKSLIKSLPLEITYADSNDRVTFFSESIFAKGFVRTKTILGRRIEFCHPPRLEKLVRATVDELKTGKANYKEFWTRLGDRIIRVLIVAVKNENGEYLGTAEIVEDFTDVINNVDEIKKKIMVL, from the coding sequence ATGTCAAATTTGGATATGAATAAAAAGATTGAGTTGGTAAAGAATTTGTTGAAAGCTATTCATAGAGGTGAAAGTGTTGAGGAGCTTAGAAAGAAGTTTGGTAGTGTATTGGCACAGGTATCACCATTTGAAATACCATTGATAGAACAGCAACTTGTTTCAGAAGGAATATCAATAAATGATATACTAAAGCTTTGTGATCTTCATGTGGAATTGTTTAGAGAGTATCTTGCTAGCAGAGAGCTTTCTAATGTGCCAAAGGGTCATCCACTAGATTTGCTCTTGAAGGAGAATGAGTGGATTTTGAAACAAGCTGAGGCTCTTGGTCTATACTCATCTCTGCTTTTGAGAATGCAAAGTGTTGAAGATGCTTTGAAGCAGCTAAGCACTGTTGCTAGTTTGGCTACTCAGCTTAGGGCTTTGAGAATGCACTATAGAAAGATTCAAATGATTGTGTTTCCATATCTTGAGAGAAGAGGGATTGTTGCTGTTCCAAGGGTTTTGTGGGGTAGGGAGGACCAGGTTATTGTAAAGCTTAGAAAATTGTTTGAAGAAATTGCAAAAGCTCAGCAAAGCAAAAGTATTGATGATGTTAAGAGGGTTGGAGAACTTGGAATGGAAATTGCAAAAGATATTGGCGAGCTTGTGTTTAGAGAAAATAAAATACTGTTTCCAGCTATATGGACTTTGTTTAGCGAGGGTGAGTGGGCTGCTATAGCTGAAATTGCTGACAAAATTGGGTGGATAGTTGATGCTAGGGATAGAGAGTGGAGGCCAAGTGCAAAACCTGTTTTGCCATTTGAGATCTCTGCATCTATAGATCCAAAGCAGGCAGAAAAGCTTCCACCAGAGTTTAGAGAAGCTGCTCTCAAAGGTGGTTTAAAGCCTGATACATATGAAATTAGAAGCTTTAGCGACATTGATCTTGACACAGGTTATCTAAGTGTTGACGAGATCAAGTCTTTGATTAAATCACTTCCACTAGAAATAACATATGCTGATTCAAATGATAGAGTAACATTCTTTAGCGAAAGCATATTTGCTAAAGGCTTTGTTAGAACAAAAACAATTCTTGGTAGAAGAATAGAGTTTTGCCATCCACCAAGACTAGAAAAACTTGTTCGCGCTACTGTTGATGAGCTCAAGACTGGCAAAGCAAACTACAAAGAGTTTTGGACAAGGCTAGGAGATAGAATAATTAGAGTACTCATAGTTGCTGTAAAGAATGAGAATGGTGAGTATCTTGGTACTGCAGAAATTGTTGAGGACTTTACAGATGTTATAAACAATGTTGATGAGATAAAAAAGAAAATTATGGTACTCTAA
- a CDS encoding rubredoxin-like domain-containing protein, whose amino-acid sequence MPLWKCQVCGFVYEGPQPPDKCPKCGAPKEQFKQLSDQEAQLVLRSRKTNYLHMKALTLLRELLAVAEEIIQDNLDPPCVKIANEEKEFALTTIQKIMAELETHMKKGKWG is encoded by the coding sequence ATGCCACTTTGGAAATGTCAAGTATGTGGATTTGTGTATGAAGGACCTCAACCACCAGATAAATGCCCAAAGTGCGGTGCTCCAAAGGAGCAATTCAAGCAGTTATCTGATCAAGAAGCACAACTCGTTTTAAGGTCTAGAAAAACAAACTATTTACACATGAAGGCATTAACACTTCTAAGAGAACTTTTAGCTGTTGCTGAGGAGATTATCCAAGATAACTTAGATCCACCATGTGTTAAAATAGCTAATGAGGAGAAAGAGTTTGCATTAACAACAATTCAAAAGATTATGGCTGAACTTGAAACACATATGAAGAAGGGTAAGTGGGGCTAG
- a CDS encoding SPFH domain-containing protein — translation MDVASMILLIIFLIIIAAIIASRVRVVPEYRRLVVFRLGRLVGVKGPGIVFLLPIIDTGISIDLREFVIDIPPQTCITKDNAPVDVDLLVYMKIFDPVKAVTAVQNYVTAATGIAITTLRAIVGDMLLDDVLARREYINSTLRARLDEVTDRWGIKVTSVEIKEIKPPKEVQEAMIKQMAAERNRRAMIAEADGKRTAAILEAEGQREAMIKKGEGEKQYQILVAEGRAKALELINEAAAKLGSNAILLQYLEALKSIAEAPSTKIVIPLELLTTLTRIVGKSEQRE, via the coding sequence ATGGATGTTGCTTCAATGATACTACTCATAATTTTTCTAATAATTATTGCAGCTATTATAGCATCTAGAGTAAGGGTTGTGCCAGAGTATAGAAGACTTGTTGTGTTTAGGCTTGGGAGACTTGTTGGTGTGAAGGGACCTGGGATAGTATTTCTCTTGCCAATAATAGACACTGGGATTTCAATAGATTTAAGAGAGTTTGTTATTGACATACCACCACAAACATGTATAACAAAAGACAATGCACCTGTAGATGTTGATTTGCTTGTCTATATGAAGATATTTGATCCTGTAAAAGCTGTTACAGCAGTTCAAAACTATGTTACGGCAGCAACTGGAATAGCAATAACAACTCTAAGAGCAATTGTGGGAGATATGCTTTTAGATGATGTTTTAGCGAGAAGAGAGTACATAAATTCAACTCTTAGAGCAAGACTTGATGAAGTTACTGATAGATGGGGAATAAAAGTAACATCGGTAGAGATAAAGGAGATAAAGCCTCCTAAGGAAGTTCAAGAAGCAATGATAAAGCAAATGGCTGCAGAAAGAAATAGAAGAGCAATGATAGCTGAGGCTGATGGCAAAAGAACAGCAGCTATTTTGGAGGCTGAGGGCCAGAGAGAGGCTATGATAAAGAAGGGTGAGGGTGAGAAGCAATATCAAATACTTGTTGCTGAGGGCAGGGCAAAAGCACTTGAGCTAATAAATGAGGCAGCTGCAAAGCTTGGATCAAATGCTATTTTGCTTCAATACCTGGAGGCGTTGAAATCAATAGCAGAAGCACCATCAACAAAAATAGTTATACCATTGGAGCTTTTAACAACATTAACACGTATTGTTGGAAAAAGTGAGCAAAGAGAATAG
- a CDS encoding NfeD family protein has protein sequence MKLLRIIALIIAFSTLTSSVATILEGSKSSEAVLVDFSMSVDGGALTFFQRVLNEVGNRIIILRINSYGGYLTIADEIVNMIIDGNVTCYAWIPPGGYAVSAASMIALACRGIFMGSGAVIGDAIPAPYDKKIVEYVAARFRSLAQRLFSNNETLASIAEAMVREGKTLTTDEAISIGFAKKANSINDVEKFIGASITSRLEPSLWDRLVSVASLPIISAVFLVAGAILIIAEILTTGFQGYAIAGAILIAIALSSMRLIPPDIVALTLLLSGVVLIAIEMFTPGFGVFGVGGAVLLVAGAAYQLYLVPPQLRTQLVYTVVGGIAVLSSVMVFIAYKAVEVSRMRRPSIEQQLLSSIGVAKTSIGELEPGVVYVLGEEWTAYSVKGSIPAGSKVRVVRVDGLKLYVESVEQKEI, from the coding sequence ATGAAATTGTTGAGAATTATTGCTTTAATCATTGCTTTTTCCACATTAACAAGTTCTGTCGCAACCATTTTAGAAGGCTCCAAATCTTCGGAAGCTGTGTTGGTAGATTTTAGCATGTCTGTTGATGGCGGGGCACTAACATTTTTTCAAAGAGTTTTGAATGAGGTTGGGAATAGAATTATTATTTTGAGAATTAATAGCTATGGGGGGTACTTGACTATAGCTGATGAGATTGTTAATATGATTATTGATGGAAATGTCACATGCTATGCGTGGATTCCTCCAGGTGGCTACGCAGTTTCAGCAGCCTCCATGATTGCATTGGCATGTAGAGGTATTTTCATGGGTTCTGGTGCTGTTATTGGCGATGCTATTCCTGCTCCATATGATAAGAAGATTGTTGAGTATGTTGCTGCTAGATTCAGGTCTCTTGCTCAAAGACTTTTCAGCAACAATGAGACTCTTGCTAGCATTGCTGAAGCCATGGTTAGAGAGGGAAAGACTCTAACAACTGATGAGGCTATATCAATTGGGTTTGCAAAGAAAGCTAATTCCATAAATGATGTTGAAAAATTTATTGGAGCATCTATTACAAGTCGATTGGAGCCTAGCCTATGGGATAGACTGGTTTCTGTAGCTTCTCTTCCAATTATATCAGCTGTTTTTCTAGTTGCTGGCGCAATTCTAATAATTGCTGAGATTCTCACAACTGGTTTTCAGGGATATGCAATAGCAGGTGCAATCCTAATAGCAATAGCCTTAAGTTCTATGCGGCTCATACCCCCAGACATAGTAGCGTTAACACTGCTGCTTTCAGGTGTGGTGCTAATAGCTATAGAAATGTTTACACCTGGTTTCGGGGTTTTTGGAGTTGGTGGAGCAGTATTGCTTGTAGCTGGTGCTGCATATCAACTCTATTTAGTGCCACCACAGCTGCGCACACAATTGGTTTACACAGTTGTTGGAGGAATAGCTGTTTTATCATCGGTAATGGTTTTCATAGCCTATAAAGCTGTTGAGGTATCTAGAATGAGAAGACCTTCTATTGAGCAACAGCTTCTATCATCAATTGGTGTTGCCAAGACAAGTATTGGGGAGTTGGAGCCTGGTGTTGTATATGTGTTGGGTGAGGAGTGGACAGCTTACTCTGTTAAGGGATCTATACCAGCAGGTTCGAAGGTGAGAGTGGTTAGAGTTGATGGTTTAAAGCTTTATGTGGAGAGTGTTGAGCAGAAAGAGATATAA
- a CDS encoding DUF7343 domain-containing protein, producing the protein MSIYKSVLDILSRHPDGVPQSFLYRALPVSKSYISIVLRELEERGVVYRIRIGNTYIVRLAKPFSNRFHGKKLVIGVVWSSEYLFLGHFAKLLRNVLSMDLDVKVYPNAVSATVSLALGEVDAVLSPLITQLYLYPILKSFKIVGGGASGGGFIYEVSSGVGDAVASSEMSTMDLCRAVATEKKVIDTRNVVYFSNPQQPIEIVKKKSAKYIVAWHPITHEIEKLSTKMIADCFEFEEIKHCCTLAISNSIPLETVDKIANIYRKAMNDFRKEPEKFLDWYSTTTGIEISLLKKALSIYQYNEYIDRKNIDKLLQFINIKIPHISKLEEVFVQI; encoded by the coding sequence ATGAGTATTTACAAAAGTGTTCTAGACATTTTGTCTAGGCATCCAGATGGTGTTCCACAATCGTTTTTATATAGAGCCTTACCTGTTTCAAAATCGTATATAAGCATTGTTCTGAGAGAACTTGAGGAAAGAGGTGTTGTTTACAGAATAAGAATTGGTAACACATACATTGTTAGGCTTGCTAAGCCGTTTTCAAATAGATTCCATGGCAAGAAACTTGTTATAGGTGTTGTTTGGTCAAGTGAGTATCTTTTTCTTGGGCATTTCGCCAAGTTGCTTAGAAATGTTCTTTCAATGGATTTGGATGTGAAGGTGTATCCAAATGCTGTTTCAGCAACAGTTTCGCTTGCTCTTGGTGAGGTAGACGCTGTTTTGAGTCCTCTTATTACACAGCTTTACCTGTACCCAATTCTAAAGAGTTTTAAAATTGTTGGTGGTGGTGCAAGTGGTGGTGGATTCATATATGAAGTGAGTAGTGGTGTAGGTGATGCTGTAGCTTCTAGTGAAATGTCTACAATGGATTTGTGTAGAGCTGTTGCAACCGAGAAGAAAGTTATTGACACAAGAAATGTTGTGTACTTTAGCAATCCACAGCAACCAATAGAAATTGTGAAAAAGAAAAGTGCGAAATATATTGTTGCATGGCATCCAATAACACATGAAATAGAGAAGCTCAGCACTAAAATGATTGCTGATTGTTTTGAATTTGAGGAAATCAAACACTGTTGCACACTGGCAATATCGAATAGCATACCTCTGGAAACAGTAGACAAGATTGCAAATATTTATAGAAAAGCGATGAACGATTTCAGAAAAGAACCTGAAAAATTCCTCGATTGGTACTCCACCACAACAGGAATAGAAATAAGCTTGCTAAAGAAGGCTTTGAGTATATACCAATACAATGAATACATTGATCGCAAAAACATAGACAAGCTCTTGCAATTCATAAACATAAAAATTCCGCATATAAGCAAATTAGAAGAAGTTTTTGTTCAAATATAG
- a CDS encoding peroxiredoxin, which translates to MEIKTALQIGMKFPEMVVVTNHGPKKLPDDYKGKWLVLFSHPADFTPVCTTEFVAFTKRYEDFKKLNAELLGLSVDSTFAHIKWVEWIKEKLGVEIPFPIIADPTGEVASKLNMFPIGGTHTIRAVFIVDPNGVIRAMLYYPAEAGRNIDEILRLLKVLQVSDKYGVALPANWPNNEIVGERAIVPPATTVSEAQERLMKYQCFDWWFCHREIPREEAEEARKFLERAAKKV; encoded by the coding sequence ATGGAAATTAAAACCGCTCTTCAAATCGGAATGAAATTTCCAGAAATGGTTGTTGTAACAAACCATGGTCCAAAGAAGCTACCAGATGACTACAAGGGTAAGTGGCTTGTGCTATTCAGTCACCCAGCAGACTTCACACCAGTGTGTACAACAGAATTTGTTGCTTTTACTAAGAGGTATGAGGATTTCAAAAAACTTAATGCAGAGCTTTTGGGCTTAAGTGTTGATAGCACTTTTGCTCATATTAAATGGGTTGAGTGGATAAAGGAAAAACTTGGTGTAGAAATACCGTTTCCAATAATAGCTGATCCAACTGGGGAGGTTGCTTCAAAACTTAACATGTTTCCTATTGGAGGAACACACACCATTAGAGCTGTGTTTATAGTTGATCCAAATGGTGTTATAAGAGCAATGTTATACTATCCAGCTGAAGCTGGTAGAAACATAGATGAGATTCTTAGACTATTAAAAGTGCTTCAAGTAAGCGATAAGTATGGTGTTGCCCTACCTGCTAACTGGCCAAACAATGAGATAGTTGGTGAAAGAGCTATTGTACCACCAGCAACAACAGTTTCAGAGGCGCAAGAGAGATTGATGAAGTATCAGTGCTTTGACTGGTGGTTCTGTCATAGAGAAATCCCGAGAGAGGAGGCTGAGGAGGCTAGAAAATTCCTTGAGAGAGCAGCCAAAAAGGTCTAA
- a CDS encoding Nre family DNA repair protein, producing MSSSLCVLCRGTKYLCGKAYCPILAKTRVLYKVAKVSDELFGSSPPSIFVGRIGYPTVFAGPMAPMETGETSIYDFPELWVSKPIDDIVSMRLGLFLGRKTVSVKNVDDRFVQDLQQLVLVLRPVDIEMKFAKKPTGFSFSEYEPPMGPRAPIEKLKIVSMPSTARVVERVYSDVDVSATDAVIELYRGGVPVSQIQKIFSVGALGNAKRRRLVPTRWAITAVDDIISKHLINERIRFFKHLSEIQVFVRMYAKNLFISILVPGEWSFEWMEAWFPNSTWNPGGVEVAIEGDYEFFKPREDYASIGGCYYASRLATAEYLNKISRQAIAIVLREIYPGFDIPIGVWFVREQLRAMYSQQPYRVSSLEEALKIVDKYSALGSKTWVKKSRLLTFLLKNKKLDLYFNFR from the coding sequence ATGAGTAGTAGCCTATGTGTTTTATGTAGAGGCACAAAATACCTTTGTGGCAAAGCATATTGCCCTATTCTTGCAAAGACTAGGGTATTATATAAAGTTGCTAAGGTTTCTGATGAGCTCTTCGGCTCTTCTCCTCCATCCATTTTTGTTGGGAGAATTGGTTATCCAACTGTTTTTGCAGGTCCCATGGCCCCTATGGAAACTGGGGAAACATCTATTTATGATTTTCCAGAGTTGTGGGTTTCTAAGCCAATTGATGATATAGTTTCTATGAGGCTTGGCCTATTTCTTGGTAGGAAAACTGTTAGTGTTAAAAATGTTGATGACAGATTTGTTCAAGATCTTCAGCAACTTGTTCTTGTTTTGAGACCTGTTGATATTGAGATGAAGTTTGCTAAAAAACCAACTGGTTTCAGCTTTAGTGAGTATGAGCCTCCAATGGGGCCTAGAGCACCTATTGAGAAACTGAAAATAGTTTCAATGCCTTCAACAGCCAGAGTCGTTGAGAGGGTGTATAGCGATGTTGATGTATCAGCAACTGATGCTGTTATCGAGCTTTACAGAGGTGGTGTTCCTGTTTCGCAAATACAGAAAATTTTTAGTGTTGGAGCACTGGGTAATGCTAAGAGAAGAAGGCTTGTGCCAACTAGATGGGCTATAACAGCTGTTGATGATATCATCTCAAAGCATTTGATAAACGAGAGAATAAGATTCTTCAAGCATTTGAGCGAAATACAAGTTTTTGTGAGGATGTATGCAAAGAACTTGTTTATATCCATACTTGTTCCTGGTGAGTGGAGCTTTGAGTGGATGGAGGCGTGGTTTCCCAACTCGACATGGAACCCAGGTGGTGTGGAAGTGGCTATTGAGGGTGACTACGAGTTTTTCAAACCAAGAGAGGATTATGCTTCTATAGGTGGATGTTACTATGCATCGAGACTAGCAACAGCTGAGTATCTCAATAAAATATCTAGACAAGCTATAGCAATTGTTTTGAGAGAGATATACCCAGGATTCGACATACCAATTGGTGTTTGGTTTGTTAGAGAGCAGCTAAGAGCAATGTATAGTCAGCAACCATATAGAGTTAGCAGTTTGGAGGAAGCACTCAAAATAGTTGATAAATACTCTGCTCTAGGTTCTAAAACATGGGTTAAAAAGTCAAGGCTTTTAACATTTTTATTGAAAAATAAAAAACTGGATTTATACTTCAATTTCAGATAA
- a CDS encoding radical SAM protein, with protein sequence MPKLIGKTVNRYYIYIDDIPLVGHIAFGVIDRGTNVLQIRPTTICPYNCIFCSVDAGPKSVHRQSEYVVDWRHLVKWAKHVRDVKGDVLEALIDGVGEPPTHPRIVDIVAELKKIFPRVAMESRGYTLTKNLIDSLDNAGLDRLNISIDSLDPQKSRMLQGVSWYNPEKVMEIVEYIVKNTKIDVHLTPVWIPGVNDEDIEKIIEWGLRVGVGKVFPPFGIQKYEIHKYGRKIPGVKDVSWSVFRKFLERLEKKYGVNLYYKKLDFGIKPAKRYPIKYRKGDALEVIIVSPGWLRNEVIAVDKDFDTTITVAGIQWVENIAGKKLRVEIISNEDGIYIAKPLKSEVRIHNSFGDHYLKIV encoded by the coding sequence ATGCCAAAGCTAATAGGCAAAACAGTGAATAGATACTACATCTATATTGATGATATTCCTCTTGTTGGTCACATAGCATTTGGTGTTATTGATAGAGGAACAAATGTTTTGCAGATAAGACCAACAACTATATGCCCATATAACTGTATTTTTTGTAGTGTTGACGCAGGTCCAAAATCTGTTCATAGGCAATCTGAGTACGTTGTTGATTGGAGGCATTTGGTTAAGTGGGCAAAGCATGTTAGAGATGTTAAAGGTGATGTTCTAGAAGCTCTTATTGATGGTGTTGGTGAGCCTCCCACACATCCAAGAATTGTTGACATTGTTGCAGAGCTCAAGAAGATTTTTCCGAGGGTGGCCATGGAGAGTAGGGGGTATACATTAACAAAAAACCTTATAGACTCTCTAGACAATGCTGGTTTAGATAGACTGAATATAAGCATAGATTCTCTAGATCCTCAAAAGAGTAGAATGCTTCAAGGCGTATCCTGGTACAATCCGGAGAAGGTTATGGAGATTGTTGAGTACATTGTTAAAAATACTAAAATAGATGTTCACCTAACACCTGTTTGGATTCCAGGAGTAAACGATGAGGATATCGAGAAAATTATTGAGTGGGGTCTTAGGGTAGGTGTTGGAAAGGTTTTTCCACCTTTTGGTATTCAAAAGTATGAGATTCACAAGTATGGTAGAAAGATTCCAGGTGTGAAAGATGTTTCTTGGAGTGTGTTTAGAAAGTTTCTTGAGCGTTTGGAGAAAAAATATGGTGTTAATCTATACTATAAGAAGCTTGACTTTGGTATAAAACCTGCAAAGAGATATCCAATAAAGTATAGAAAAGGCGATGCATTAGAAGTTATAATTGTTTCTCCTGGTTGGCTAAGGAATGAGGTTATAGCTGTTGACAAAGATTTTGATACAACAATAACTGTTGCTGGTATTCAGTGGGTTGAAAACATTGCTGGTAAAAAGCTGAGGGTAGAGATTATATCTAATGAGGATGGTATATACATTGCAAAGCCATTGAAATCTGAGGTTAGAATCCATAATAGTTTTGGTGACCACTATTTAAAAATTGTTTAA
- a CDS encoding alpha-L-fucosidase, which translates to MKLGIAKMSNPFKILASIPAPTKGPFQPSWDSLKGYKAPKWFTDSKFGIFIHWGAYSVPAFGNEWYPRNMYDPSRPEYEYHIKNFGPHTEFGYKDFIPMFTAENWDPDEWAKTFERAGAKFVVLVAEHHDGFALWDSSYTRWCAARIGPKRDIVKELKLAVENRGLIFGVSYHRAEHWWFFETGTRIESDVKDPKYFDLYGPAKPASLDPRAPPSPNNVPPDQSFLMDWLLRIVEVVEKYRPWIVYFDWWIANPAFEPYLQAFAAYYYNRCESWGIEPVIVYKHGAFKDGTAVPDLAERGTVETLQEYPWLADTSVDYRSWGYIKNAEYKTPETIVQHMIDVVSKNGVFLLNIGPKPDGTIPEEQKRILFRIGDWLETYGEAVYGSKPWKSFGEGPTKVEGGFFTERKLIFTGSDIRYTAKHAYPLKEIVYATILGEPQQEFSLKLFKQVDGHIIHVDIPNFEGKIDWSMTEDGLRVKIPSVARMKKPVVLRILISEG; encoded by the coding sequence ATGAAACTTGGAATTGCAAAAATGTCTAATCCATTCAAAATTTTGGCAAGTATTCCAGCTCCTACCAAAGGACCTTTTCAACCATCTTGGGATTCATTAAAGGGATACAAAGCACCTAAGTGGTTTACCGATTCAAAGTTTGGTATATTCATTCACTGGGGTGCTTACTCTGTTCCTGCTTTTGGAAATGAGTGGTACCCAAGAAACATGTATGATCCTTCTAGACCAGAGTACGAGTATCATATAAAGAACTTTGGGCCTCACACAGAATTTGGATACAAAGACTTTATTCCAATGTTTACAGCTGAGAATTGGGATCCTGATGAATGGGCAAAAACATTTGAAAGAGCTGGTGCAAAATTTGTTGTTCTTGTTGCTGAGCATCATGATGGTTTTGCTCTTTGGGATTCCAGCTACACAAGGTGGTGTGCAGCTAGAATTGGTCCTAAGAGAGATATTGTGAAGGAGCTTAAGCTAGCTGTTGAGAATAGGGGGCTAATATTTGGTGTATCGTATCACAGAGCTGAGCACTGGTGGTTTTTCGAGACAGGAACAAGAATAGAGTCTGATGTTAAAGACCCGAAGTACTTTGATCTCTATGGTCCTGCAAAACCAGCTTCTTTAGATCCTAGAGCTCCTCCATCGCCAAACAATGTTCCTCCAGATCAAAGCTTTTTAATGGACTGGCTTCTAAGAATTGTTGAAGTTGTTGAGAAGTACAGACCTTGGATAGTGTATTTTGATTGGTGGATAGCAAACCCAGCTTTTGAGCCATATCTCCAAGCATTTGCAGCATACTACTACAACAGATGTGAGAGCTGGGGCATAGAACCTGTTATAGTCTATAAGCATGGTGCTTTCAAAGACGGTACAGCTGTGCCTGACTTGGCTGAGAGAGGCACTGTTGAAACTCTTCAGGAATATCCATGGCTAGCAGACACATCTGTTGACTATAGGTCGTGGGGCTATATAAAGAATGCTGAGTACAAAACACCAGAAACAATAGTACAGCACATGATAGATGTTGTTAGTAAAAACGGTGTGTTTCTACTAAACATAGGGCCTAAACCAGATGGAACAATACCAGAAGAGCAAAAGAGAATTCTCTTTAGAATTGGGGATTGGCTTGAAACATATGGAGAAGCAGTCTATGGCTCAAAACCATGGAAATCATTTGGTGAAGGACCAACAAAAGTTGAGGGCGGATTCTTCACAGAGAGAAAACTTATTTTCACAGGTAGTGACATAAGGTATACAGCTAAGCATGCATATCCGCTAAAGGAGATAGTATATGCAACTATACTGGGTGAGCCACAGCAAGAGTTTTCACTAAAGCTTTTCAAGCAAGTTGATGGACACATTATCCATGTTGATATACCAAATTTTGAAGGTAAAATTGATTGGAGCATGACTGAGGATGGGCTGAGAGTGAAAATACCAAGTGTTGCAAGAATGAAGAAACCTGTAGTTCTAAGAATTCTAATTAGCGAAGGATAA
- a CDS encoding NADH-quinone oxidoreductase subunit B family protein, translated as MEFVAALTPKYDVERPGVQLVSSPRHADVLVVKGPITTLTVRPLRIIYEQIPEPKKVIAFGTCACSGGVFDGGYNVIGGVDKVIPVDVKIPGCPAHPGVLLEALAKLAGVKSSG; from the coding sequence ATAGAGTTTGTTGCTGCCTTAACTCCTAAATACGATGTTGAGAGGCCGGGTGTTCAACTAGTTTCTAGTCCTAGACATGCTGATGTTTTGGTTGTTAAAGGGCCTATTACAACTTTAACAGTTCGCCCACTTAGAATCATATATGAGCAAATACCTGAGCCAAAGAAGGTTATTGCGTTTGGCACATGTGCTTGCTCTGGAGGGGTTTTTGATGGGGGTTATAATGTTATTGGTGGAGTGGATAAAGTTATTCCTGTCGATGTGAAAATACCTGGTTGCCCAGCTCATCCAGGGGTTCTTCTAGAGGCTTTAGCTAAATTAGCAGGTGTGAAAAGCAGTGGGTAG